A stretch of the Vigna radiata var. radiata cultivar VC1973A chromosome 7, Vradiata_ver6, whole genome shotgun sequence genome encodes the following:
- the LOC106767802 gene encoding auxin-responsive protein SAUR50, protein MAIRKSTKLPQAEVIKQIVRRCSSFGKKQGYDEEGLPEDVPKGHFAVYVGENRTRYIVPISWLAHPQFQILLQRAEEEFGFNHDMGLTIPCDEVVFEFLTSMISSK, encoded by the coding sequence ATGGCCATAAGAAAATCCACTAAGCTACCCCAAGCAGAAGTGATAAAGCAAATAGTGAGAAGGTGTTCGAGTTTTGGAAAGAAACAGGGATACGATGAAGAGGGTCTTCCAGAAGATGTGCCAAAAGGGCACTTTGCAGTTTATGTTGGTGAAAACAGGACAAGATATATTGTCCCAATTTCATGGTTGGCTCATCCACAGTTTCAAATTCTTCTCCAAAGAGCTGAAGAGGAGTTTGGCTTCAATCATGATATGGGTCTTACCATCCCATgtgatgaagttgtttttgAGTTTCTTACCTCAATGATTAGCTCCAAATAA
- the LOC106765826 gene encoding COP9 signalosome complex subunit 8 has translation MDFSSVRATLDSKSYDKLADVCDNLMLQVAADGIAYQDDWPYAIHLLAHFYVHDINSARFLWKSIPSSIKESQPEVTAVWKICQKLWLRDYGGVHEAIRGFDWSQDVQGLVAAFSELYTKEMFQLLLSAYSTISIKDTALFLGMNEDDATNYVLQQGWTVDPASQMLIVKKQPVVTEQKLDHSKLQRLTEYVFHLEH, from the exons ATGGATTTCTCTTCGGTGAGAGCTACGTTGGATTCGAAGTCGTACGACAAATTAGCGGATGTATGCGATAACCTAATGCTTCAG GTTGCAGCTGATGGCATTGCTTACCAGGACGATTGGCCCTACGCCATTCACCTCCTCGCTCACTTTTATGTTCACGACAT CAACAGTGCGCGCTTTCTTTGGAAATCAATACCTTCGTCGATCAAAGAAAGCCAGCCTGAAGTCACCGCGGTTTGGAAAATCTGTCAGAAGCTTTGGTTACGTGACTATGGTGGAGTGCACGAGGCAATCCGTGGCTTTGATTGGAGTCAGGATGTCCAAGGCCTAGTTGCTGCATTTTCAG AACTTTACACCAAGGAGATGTTTCAGCTGCTTCTATCTGCTTATTCAACAATAAGTATTAAAGACACTGCTTTATTTCTGGGAATGAATGAGGATGATGCTACAAATT ATGTACTACAGCAAGGCTGGACTGTCGACCCTGCTTCTCAGATGCTTATTGTGAAGAAGCAACCTGTTGTGACCGAGCAGAAACTTGATCATAGTAAATTGCAGCGATTGACAGAATATGTCTTCCATCTTGAGCATTGA
- the LOC106765827 gene encoding uncharacterized protein LOC106765827: MSPDYLPSAAPTSNSASHTTEEASDLSHGSKRQQGEETSKKLVSQMLAPSSISSASGDFRGEILLMGFCMLLTSFVFPMMPHLMIWMLPDEGSWRIARNNDALQVLFRMQKEEASVPF, from the exons ATGTCCCCTGATTATTTACCTTCTGCTGCCCCAACCTCAAATTCTGCCAGCCACACCACTGAAGAAGCTTCTGATCTGTCCCATGGATCCAAGCGTCAGCAGGGTGAAGAAACATCTAAAAAATTGGTGTCTCAGATGCTTGCTCCTTCCTCTATAT CGTCAGCGAGTGGTGATTTCCGTGGGGAAATCTTGCTAATGGGATTTTGTATGCTGTTAACTTCTTTTGTTTTCCCAATGATGCCACATCTGATGATATGGATGTTACCTGATGAAGGATCCTGGAGAATTGCAAGGAATAATGATGCTCTGCAAGTTTTGTTCAGAATGCAGAAGGAAGAAGCTTCCGTTCCATTTTAA